The nucleotide window GGGCACGCCCCGTCCGCCTCCGTGCCCCGCACCCTCGCGGGCGGCACGGTCGCCGCGGACCCCCGGCTCCTCACCAAGCTCCTGGTCGGCGCCAACCTCCTGGTCTTCCTGGTGCAGCTCTCGGTGGGCGACCGCTTCACCGAACGGTTCGAGCTCATCGGGCGGGCCTACATCCCGCAGCTGGGCACAGGGATCGAGGGCGTCGCCGAAGGGCAGTGGTACAGGCTGCTGACGTCGATGTTCCTGCACGGCAGCGTCACGCACATCCTGTTCAACATGCTCAGCCTGTGGTGGATCGGCGGCCCCCTGGAGGCGGCCCTCGGCCGTGCCCGCTATCTCACCCTCTACTTCGTCTCGGGCCTCGCGGGCAGCGCGCTCACCTATCTCATCGCCGAGCCGAACCAGCCCTCGCTCGGCGCCTCCGGCGCCATCTTCGGACTCTTCGGCGCGACGGGCGTACTGATGCGGCGCCTCAACCACGACATGCGCCCACTGATCATCCTGCTGGTGATCAACCTGATCTTCACCTTCAGCCCGATGTTCAACATCTCCTGGGAGGCCCACGTCGGCGGCCTCGTCGGCGGTGTCGTGGTCGGCTACGCGATGGTCCACGCACCGCGCAGACGCCGGGCGCTGATCCAGTACGGCGTGAGTGCTGTGGTATTGGCCGCCGTCGTCGTCATGACGCTGGTCAGGACGGCCCAGCTCACCTGAGGCGACCGCCCAGCTCAGCTGAGGAAAACCCCTTGGCGGACCCCCTGTGAAGGCGTTCCCGCACTGTTGTCCACAGACCGTGGCGGATCTTGTGCATAGGGTGCGGGAACAGCTGTGC belongs to Streptomyces graminofaciens and includes:
- a CDS encoding rhomboid family intramembrane serine protease; protein product: MDQAPSSSQEAHSLPTCYRHPDRETGVRCTRCERPICPECMVSASVGFQCPECVRDGSGTGHAPSASVPRTLAGGTVAADPRLLTKLLVGANLLVFLVQLSVGDRFTERFELIGRAYIPQLGTGIEGVAEGQWYRLLTSMFLHGSVTHILFNMLSLWWIGGPLEAALGRARYLTLYFVSGLAGSALTYLIAEPNQPSLGASGAIFGLFGATGVLMRRLNHDMRPLIILLVINLIFTFSPMFNISWEAHVGGLVGGVVVGYAMVHAPRRRRALIQYGVSAVVLAAVVVMTLVRTAQLT